A window of the Brassica napus cultivar Da-Ae chromosome A2, Da-Ae, whole genome shotgun sequence genome harbors these coding sequences:
- the LOC125586301 gene encoding uncharacterized protein LOC125586301, producing MGIDWIFIIMIRLEEDGITRKNWNQGFSKENTVLTGFKIGGGYNGLRFSHDLRRRSGLRSINYEICEGYFVGKEGAMKTGEVARKRLKISVPHFDNSELIKSYALTLVGRCMNPDEQEINSLLVMLPKIWKVEERVTGADLGMGKFQFHFEKEEDIETVLEMQPYHFDFWMLSLARWQPRMPKNFPSEIPFWIKVEGVPLEFWSTATFQSIGDAIGETTDVDLDYGKMRVVIDGAKELCFDTTVDFKGGEFYEEEEAPVLLKYEKLFGFCKRCFKLCHDEDICPLNPNPVKKKEAKADLESRKEDRARSYKGVVINGDGSNQENLKDQRGYHGKGKGKMYEEPENQWVKVPERGSKRPSTYRNGSRGEEEKSRYRNSRWEQPRHHMQEDRNRYQRDARRARNHIDGERGEPREEGEVGGVARVQRGLRNVEKPTLSLVTQVATRESNGKTNSIDASAIAMEKEGELVEKMETSKMVTSLDKTEEVMGHGVGDDVTETMKFNGSEIDVKGKEEATADEDEFQALTDGEVETVQEDTRDPMDVENEQGGIGDQRVQAEDDEKKKGTRKALFKKTTAIAVGTSKMRFVQAVLSPRKNAHAKPGKRQGGGDGARQTEDKGPLNPKPSSSKPFN from the exons ATGGGAATCGACTGGATCTTTATCATTATGATAAGATTGGAGGAGGATGGAATCACAAGGAAGAATTGGAATCAAGGGTTCTCGAAGGAAAACACGGTTTTGACGGGATTCAAAATAGGAGGGGGCTACAATGGGCTGAGATTTTCACACGATCTGAGGAGGAGATCTGGTTTACGGAGTATCAATTACGAGATCTGCGAG GGTTACTTTGTGGGAAAGGAGGGAGCGATGAAGACCGGTGAGGTAGCACGGAAACGTTTGAAGATATCAGTTCCTCACTTCGATAATTCAGAATTGATCAAGAGTTATGCGTTGACGTTGGTGGGGAGATGTATGAATCCGGACGAGCAAGAAATCAATTCGCTTCTAGTGATGCTTCCGAAGATCTGGAAGGTGGAAGAGAGGGTGACTGGTGCTGACTTGGGAATGGGGAAATTTCAGTTTCACTTTGAGAAGGAGGAAGACATTGAGACGGTGTTGGAGATGCAGCCATATCACTTTGATTTTTGGATGCTCTCCTTAGCAAGATGGCAGCCACGGATGCCAAAGAATTTCCCATCGGAGATTCCGTTTTGGATCAAGGTGGAGGGTGTTCCGCTTGAGTTCTGGTCTACGGCAACGTTTCAGAGTATCGGAGATGCCATCGGGGAGACAACAGACGTGGATTTGGATTATGGCAAGATGAGAGTTGTGATTGATGGCGCTAAGGAGTTGTGTTTTGATACTACGGTAGATTTCAAGGGTGGAGAATTCTATGAAGAGGAGGAGGCTCCGGTTCTGCTAAAGTATGAGAAGTTGTTTGGGTTCTGTAAGCGTTGCTTCAAATTGTGTCATGATGAGGATATTTGTCCCTTGAATCCAAACCCAGTCAAGAAGAAGGAAGCAAAGGCTGACTTGGAAAGCAGGAAGGAGGATCGGGCAAGGAGCTACAAAGGAGTGGTGATTAATGGGGATGGGAGCAATCAAGAGAATCTCAAGGACCAGAGAGGTTACCATGGGAAAGGAAAAGGTAAAATGTATGAAGAACCAGAGAATCAATGGGTCAAGGTTCCGGAGAGAGGAAGCAAGAGGCCTTCTACCTATCGAAACGGTAGCAGAGGTGAGGAGGAAAAATCAAGGTACAGGAACTCTCGCTGGGAGCAGCCGCGGCATCATATGCAAGAGGATAGAAATCGGTATCAACGTGATGCAAGGAGGGCCAGAAACCATATTGATGGTGAGCGTGGAGAGCCAAGAGAGGAAGGAGAGGTTGGAGGAGTAGCGAGAGTTCAGAGGGGTTTAAGGAATGTGGAGAAGCCAACTTTGAGCCTTGTGACTCAGGTGGCTACGCGAGAATCAAATGGGAAAACCAATTCTATTGATGCAAGTGCAATAGCTATGGAGAAGGAAGGTGAACTAGTGGAGAAGATGGAGACTAGCAAGATGGTAACTAGTCTGGACAAGACTGAGGAAGTGATGGGTCATGGAGTTGGCGATGATGTCACAGAAACAATGAAGTTTAATGGATCTGAGATAGATGTGAAGGGCAAGGAAGAGGCTACGGCTGATGAGGATGAATTTCAGGCGCTCACAGATGGGGAGGTGGAAACGGTCCAAGAGGATACGAGGGATCCTATGGACGTGGAGAATGAGCAGGGGGGGATTGGTGATCAGCGTGTTCAAGCAGAGGATGATGAAAAGAAGAAAGGAACACGTAAGGCGTTGTTCAAGAAAACAACAGCGATCGCAGTGGGGACTTCTAAGATGAGGTTCGTCCAGGCAGTGCTTTCACCACGAAAGAATGCTCATGCTAAGCCAGGCAAGAGACAGGGAGGAGGAGATGGAGCAAGACAGACAGAGGATAAGGGtcctttaaaccctaaaccttcctCTTCCAAACCGTTTAATTGA
- the LOC125586307 gene encoding cytochrome P450 86A2-like produces the protein MDVSNTMLLVAIAAAYWLWFKRISRWLKGPRVWPILGSLPGLIEQRDRMHDWITENLRACGGTYQTCICAVPFLAKKQGLVTVTCDPKNIEHMLKTRFDNYPKGPAWQAVFHDFLGQGIFNADGDTWLFQRKTAALEFTTRTLRQAMGRWVNRGIKLRFCPILETAQIKCEPVDLQDLVLRLTFDNICGLAFGKDTRTCAPGLPENGFASAFDRATEASLQRFILPEFLWKLKKWLGLGLEVSLNRSLGEIDGYLDAVINTRKQELLSQQESGVQGHDDLLSRFMKKKDQKGQSYYSEGFLRHVALNFILAGRDTSSVALSWFFWLVTTHPTVEDKIVREICSVLIETRGTDVSSWTEEPLGFDEVDRLVYLKAALSETLRLYPSVPEDSKHVVNDDILPDGTFVPAGSSVTYSIYAAGRMKTTWGEDCLEFKPERWISPDDGKFVNHDQYRFVAFNAGPRICLGKDLAYLQMKTIAGAVLLRHRLTVAAGHKVEQKMSLTLFMKNGLMVNVHKRDLEGIMKSLITKESNDAIVLKKCNGVIGEGISVNAAVAVAVQADSITSLSGLSLIFFILFTKYIHFVGVL, from the exons ATGGATGTATCCAATACGATGCTGCTTGTAGCGATCGCTGCAGCTTACTGGCTATGGTTCAAGCGGATCTCACGGTGGCTAAAGGGTCCACGTGTCTGGCCGATATTGGGCAGTCTTCCTGGTCTGATCGAGCAGCGTGACCGTATGCATGACTGGATCACTGAGAACCTCCGTGCGTGTGGCGGTACGTATCAGACATGTATCTGTGCAGTGCCTTTCTTGGCCAAGAAGCAAGGTCTCGTGACGGTCACTTGCGACCCCAAGAACATTGAACACATGCTCAAGACCCGCTTCGATAACTATCCTAAAGGTCCCGCGTGGCAAGCCGTTTTCCATGACTTCCTCGGCCAAGGCATCTTCAACGCTGACGGCGACACCTGGCTCTTCCAGCGCAAAACCGCCGCTCTTGAATTTACCACCAG GACGCTGAGGCAAGCCATGGGTAGGTGGGTAAACCGGGGAATCAAGCTCAGGTTCTGTCCGATTCTTGAAACGGCTCAGATCAAATGCGAGCCGGTCGACCTCCAAGACTTGGTTCTACGCCTCACATTCGACAACATTTGCGGTTTAGCGTTTGGAAAGGACACTCGAACCTGTGCGCCAGGACTTCCCGAGAATGGATTCGCTTCGGCTTTTGACCGAGCCACCGAAGCTTCTCTGCAGCGGTTTATTCTGCCGGAATTCCTGTGGAAGCTCAAGAAATGGCTGGGGCTCGGCTTAGAAGTCAGCTTGAACCGGAGCTTGGGAGAGATTGATGGGTATTTAGATGCAGTCATTAATACACGTAAGCAAGAACTGCTGAGTCAGCAAGAGAGTGGGGTCCAGGGACACGACGATCTCCTCTCCCGTTTTATGAAAAAGAAAGATCAGAAAGGTCAGTCTTATTACAGCGAGGGTTTCCTGCGGCACGTGGCGCTTAATTTCATACTCGCTGGTCGTGACACGTCATCAGTAGCACTGAGCTGGTTTTTCTGGCTCGTCACAACGCATCCAACGGTGGAGGATAAGATCGTGCGCGAGATATGCTCCGTTCTGATCGAGACGCGTGGAACCGACGTCTCGTCGTGGACGGAGGAGCCCTTAGGATTCGATGAGGTGGATCGATTGGTTTACCTCAAGGCGGCGCTCTCGGAGACGCTCAGGCTTTACCCATCGGTGCCGGAGGACTCGAAGCACGTCGTGAACGACGATATTCTGCCGGACGGAACCTTCGTACCGGCGGGATCGTCGGTGACGTATTCGATATACGCGGCGGGGAGGATGAAGACGACGTGGGGAGAGGATTGCCTGGAATTCAAGCCGGAGAGGTGGATCTCGCCGGACGATGGGAAGTTCGTGAACCACGATCAGTATAGATTCGTGGCGTTTAACGCCGGACCAAGGATATGTCTGGGGAAGGATCTAGCGTATCTCCAGATGAAAACGATAGCTGGGGCGGTTTTACTCAGGCACAGACTGACGGTAGCGGCGGGACACAAGGTGGAGCAGAAGATGTCGTTGACTTTGTTCATGAAGAACGGACTTATGGTAAACGTGCACAAGAGAGATTTGGAAGGCATCATGAAGAGTCTCATAACCAAGGAGAGTAACGACGCCATTGTCCTCAAAAAATGCAACGGCGTAATTGGCGAAGGCATTTCCGTTAATGCAGCTGTGGCTGTTGCGGTGCAGGCCGATAGTATCACAAGCTTATCGGGTTTATCATTGATATTCTTTATACTATTTACTAAATACATACATTTCGTCGGGGTTTTGTGA
- the LOC106435776 gene encoding brassinosteroid-responsive RING protein 1, translating into MGLSYGSTGVIIVGVILNDLMKEVCSFLDLTRLLGLYSSEASGSINKIPMDDILPATKFEDMSRVNPPESCRICQDEFEGGEQVRSLRNCAHVFHKTCIDRWIHDDKMTCPLCRTLIIPDFYFFRL; encoded by the coding sequence ATGGGCCTTTCTTACGGCAGCACCGGAGTTATAATCGTTGGAGTTATTCTGAATGATCTTATGAAAGAGGTTTGTTCTTTTCTTGACCTAACTCGTTTGTTAGGCCTTTATTCGTCGGAAGCTTCGGGAAGCATAAACAAGATTCCGATGGATGATATACTTCCAGCTACGAAATTTGAGGATATGTCTCGGGTGAATCCGCCGGAGAGTTGTCGGATATGTCAAGATGAGTTCGAAGGTGGTGAACAAGTCCGGTCTTTGAGGAATTGCGCTCATGTTTTTCACAAGACATGTATTGACCGTTGGATCCATGACGACAAGATGACTTGTCCTTTGTGTAGGACCTTAATCATCCCTGATTTCTATTTCTTTCGCTTGTAA